In Ovis canadensis isolate MfBH-ARS-UI-01 breed Bighorn chromosome 3, ARS-UI_OviCan_v2, whole genome shotgun sequence, one DNA window encodes the following:
- the LOC138435972 gene encoding natural killer cells antigen CD94-like isoform X2 translates to MSDASDCEQPPENTEQTETIPIVDLEPSLALPPPPEDEWGPIPEHTNVDASRFSFSLYGIIPVILGIFSLLLLMLCGFFGYHYFQSVQESESKMKSLNQWIESFENKEEIFLQVQKVLDQNKGDGCGSPLSHWVQHRDHCYHQTVKTVSWSECSELCVSLNATFLKTERSRLMCILKLLAVNHTWLGLSYKEEDNEWKWEDGSRPSGLEWRLPKPSMDFQGKCVYAGGHTVNIDNCTVSSSCLCEKPVCA, encoded by the exons ATGTCAGATGCTTCAGACTGTGAACAACCTCCag aaaatacagagcaGACAGAGACCATCCCTATTGTGGACTTGGAACCATCTCtcgcccttcctcctcctcctgaggaTGAATGGGGCCCAATTCCTGAGCATACCAATGTGGACG CTTCtcgtttttccttctctctctatgGAATAATTCCTGTGATCCTGGGAATCTTCAGCCTGCTGCTTTTGATGCTGTGTGGATTCTTTGGTTACCACT ATTTTCAAAGTGTTCAGGAATCAGAGAGCAAGATGAAGAGCCTTAACCAATGGATTGAGTCTtttgaaaacaaagaggaaatatttCTTCAGGTTCAAAAAGTTCTTGACCAAAATAAAG GAGACGGGTGTGGATCTCCTCTGAGTCACTGGGTGCAGCACAGAGACCACTGCTACCACCAGACTGTGAAAACGGTTTCTTGGTCGGAGTGTTCAGAGCTTTGTGTCTCCTTGAATGctacatttttaaagacagaaaggaGTAGATTGATG TGTATTCTGAAGTTACTTGCAGTAAACCACACTTGGCTTGGCCTGTCTTATAAGGAAGAGGACAATGAATGGAAGTGGGAGGATGGTTCTCGTCCTTCTGGCCT TGAGTGGCGTCTACCAAAGCCAAGCATGGATTTCCAGGGGAAATGTGTGTATGCAGGTGGGCACACTGTCAACATAGATAACTGCACCGTGTCTTCCTCGTGCCTGTGTGAGAAGCCTGTCTGTGCTTAA
- the LOC138435972 gene encoding killer cell lectin-like receptor 6 isoform X1: protein MSDASDCEQPPENTEQTETIPIVDLEPSLALPPPPEDEWGPIPEHTNVDASRFSFSLYGIIPVILGIFSLLLLMLCGFFGYHYFQSVQESESKMKSLNQWIESFENKEEIFLQVQKVLDQNKEILEKLQNQNENMSEALQELNAKGGDGCGSPLSHWVQHRDHCYHQTVKTVSWSECSELCVSLNATFLKTERSRLMCILKLLAVNHTWLGLSYKEEDNEWKWEDGSRPSGLEWRLPKPSMDFQGKCVYAGGHTVNIDNCTVSSSCLCEKPVCA from the exons ATGTCAGATGCTTCAGACTGTGAACAACCTCCag aaaatacagagcaGACAGAGACCATCCCTATTGTGGACTTGGAACCATCTCtcgcccttcctcctcctcctgaggaTGAATGGGGCCCAATTCCTGAGCATACCAATGTGGACG CTTCtcgtttttccttctctctctatgGAATAATTCCTGTGATCCTGGGAATCTTCAGCCTGCTGCTTTTGATGCTGTGTGGATTCTTTGGTTACCACT ATTTTCAAAGTGTTCAGGAATCAGAGAGCAAGATGAAGAGCCTTAACCAATGGATTGAGTCTtttgaaaacaaagaggaaatatttCTTCAGGTTCAAAAAGTTCTTGACCAAAATAAAG AAATCCTAGAGAAGCTCCAAAACCAGAATGAGAACATGAGTGAGGCTCTACAAGAACTAAATGCAAAAGGAG GAGACGGGTGTGGATCTCCTCTGAGTCACTGGGTGCAGCACAGAGACCACTGCTACCACCAGACTGTGAAAACGGTTTCTTGGTCGGAGTGTTCAGAGCTTTGTGTCTCCTTGAATGctacatttttaaagacagaaaggaGTAGATTGATG TGTATTCTGAAGTTACTTGCAGTAAACCACACTTGGCTTGGCCTGTCTTATAAGGAAGAGGACAATGAATGGAAGTGGGAGGATGGTTCTCGTCCTTCTGGCCT TGAGTGGCGTCTACCAAAGCCAAGCATGGATTTCCAGGGGAAATGTGTGTATGCAGGTGGGCACACTGTCAACATAGATAACTGCACCGTGTCTTCCTCGTGCCTGTGTGAGAAGCCTGTCTGTGCTTAA